The Prochlorococcus sp. MIT 1341 genomic interval CGACTTGGGCATTGTTCTGTGGGCCCTCATAGGGATGAGATTGGCTTTTTGATAAATGGTGTGTTGGCACGTCGCTTTGCTTCTGCTGGTCAGCAAAGAACAATTGTGCTTGCTTTAAAGCTGGCAGAGTTGGACCTTGTAAGCCAAATTTATGGAGAGCCAGCGCTTTTGTTGTTGGATGATGTATTAGCAGAATTAGATAAAACCAGACAGTTGTTATTGCTTGAGGCTGTTGGTGAGCAACATCAAAGTCTTATTACAGCAACCCATTTAGATGGATTCGCAAGGGATTGGCAAGCTGATTCACAAATTGTGGAGGCTCAGCTCTTTAGAGATTTGGGTAACGTCAAGTAATGTGCTGATCAATTTTTCCCGAATACATGGATCCTATTCCTACTTGCTTGCACCCTAATCCTGGGTGGATCGATTCGGAAGCTAAAGACCTTAATAAGGTTCGGTCTTTCGCAAATACCAACATTGCTGGCAAGCATTGCATTCTTGAGTTGTATGACTGTGATCAAGGGAAGACTAATGACGAGGCTTTTGTAAGGACCTTATTGACTGCGGCAGCCAAGCATGCAGGAGCCCAACTTCTCAACTTGATGACTCATCGTTTTGCTCCTCAGGGTGTTACTGGATTAGCTCTTTTGGCAGAGTCACATATATCTATTCATACATGGCCTGAGCATGGATATGCTGCTGTTGATGTTTTTACTTGTGGAGAGAACACCTTGCCTGAAAGGGCTTGTGAGTTTTTAGGCCATGAATTAGAGGCTAAAGGCTTTTCCTTGAAAAGCTTGCAAAGAAAAATTCCTGAAGATATTAGAACCGCAATTAGAAAACCAGTTGATATTTAGTTAATTTTTAAGGGTAAATTTTTAGAGAAATAAAGTAAGTCAATAAACCTCTTTGAGCTTATTGAGTAAGTTTAATGATTCGAATTTATTTTTATATGCTTGTTTAATTTGCCACTAGAAAAGCCTTCTAGATCAATAGTTACAGAATCAAACCCAAGCTCAATGAATTTTTTGATGATCCTTTCTCTCATTACATCTTCTGTGATTTCTTTTATTTGATGGGAAGGAACTTCGATTTTTCCATTTAATCCTTCATTCCTTACTCTCACATGAGTAAATCCATTTTCTTTTAACCATGATTCCGCTTTTCCAACTAAAATTAGCCGATTTGAGGAAATTAATTCTCCATATGGGAACCTAGATGCAAGACAGGGCTCTGCTGGTTTATCCCACCATGGGAAACCAAGTGCCTTAGAAATTTTACGGATAGATAATTTACCAATTTTTAATTCTGCAAGTGGTGAAATGACTCCAGCTTCTTTGGCTGCAGAAATTCCAGGCCGATGGTCTTTTAGGTCGTCATAGTTGACTCCATCAATAACTTGGAAGTTGCCTGCTTTTTGGGAAATAAGTTTTAGATGAGAATGCAATTCACTTTTACATGCGTAACATCTATTCGTGGGATTACTGTTGTATTTGGGATCTTTTAGTTCTTTGGTAGAGCATTCCTTGTGGTTTATTCCTATCCAAGCTGCTTGTTGTCTTGCCTCGCTTAAAAGTGTAGGCGCTAATGCTGGCGAAACTCCAGTAACAGCAAAAGCGTTTTTATTCAATTGTTCTTTAGCTATGGCAGTAACCAAAGAACTGTCTACACCTCCAGAATAAGCAATGCATACACGCTGAAGCCCTCCAATGAAGTTGCGGAGCTCAGTGAGCTGGCTGAACTCTTCTTCAGAGAGTTCTTCAAGAAGTTCAAAATTTGACACTTGTTTTTCCCTTAAAAAACAAGACGCTTGCAGAACTAGTTAAGCTCCACTCATAGTGAGTCTTGTATATGTCTTCACAGACGGAAGCAGCGAAGACATTGCGCGAGAGAAAACAAACTCGCAATGGCAAAGGGCAAGGTATTGGCATTGTTACAGCTGCAGACCGCCAGGAACGTAGTCATGGTCAATTGCACATTTATGACGGGGAAGGTAAAGGAAAAAGTCAGGCTGCTTTAGGAGTGGTTCTTCGGACTATTGGGTTAGGAATTTGTGAGAAGAGACGAACAAGGGTATTACTACTTCGATTTTTGAAAGGGCCTGGAAGGTCATATGACGAGGATTCGGCAATTGAAGCTCTTCAAAAAGGCTTCCCACATTTAATCGATCAAGTCAGGACCGGTCGTGCTGATTTTTTTAGTGCCGAGGGGGCTTCCCATTTTGATTATTTGGAAGCGCAAAGAGGTTGGGATATTGCAAAGGGAGCTATTGCTAGTGCTCTCTATTCAGTTGTAGTTTTAGATGAGCTAAACCCTGTTTTGGATTTGGGTTTACTGGATGTTGAAGAGGTGGTGAATACACTTAATTCAAGGCCAGAGGGAATGGAGATAATTGTTACCGGGCGTGCAGCTCCTACTCCTTTGATTGATGTGGCTGATTTGCATTCTGAGATGCGTGCTCATCGTCGTCCACCTCAAGAGGAGGACAATTTGCTAAGTCTTAATTCAACTGGAGGAATAGAGATTTACACCGGCGAGGGTAAAGGTAAATCAACGAGTGCTCTCGGGAAAGCTCTTCAGGCAATCGGTCGAGGGATTAGTCAAGATAAGAGTCATAGAGTGTTAATTCTTCAATGGTTAAAAGGTGGTAGTGGTTATACAGAAGATGCAGCAATAGCAGCGCTGAGAGAAAGTTATCCACATTTAGTTGATCATCTTCGCTCTGGTCGCGATGCGATTGTTTGGCGAGGTCAGCAACAACCTATTGATTATGTTGAAGCAGAACGCGCTTGGGAAATCGCAAGAGCAGCGATTTCTAGCGGACTTTATAAAACAGTTATCCTTGATGAGTTGAACCCATGTGTTGACCTTGAGCTCTTGCCAGTTGAGCCAATTGTACAAACTTTGCTAAGAAAACCTGCTGAGACTGAGGTTATAATTACTGGCAGGTGTAAAAATCCACCAGCCTATTTTGACTTGGCAAGTATTCACTCCGAGATGGTTTGCCATAAGCATTATGCGGAGCAAGGAGTAGATCTTAAGAGAGGAGTTGATTATTAAATTAGGCTTAGAAAATATTATGCTTAGGCATTTCTTTTCTTGATTATCTGGTATTCCCATGATTCTATACCACCTTTAACATTAATACTCTCTATGCCATAGCTTCTAAGAATTCTGATCGCTTTTGCAGAGTTGAAACCCTTCTTGCAGTGAATATATATCTTGCGATTTTCTGCAATTTTCTTTATTTCTTTAATGGATTCTCCACTTTCTATTTGCTTAAGTGGAATTAATTTTGCCCCAGGGATAGATGATAACTCTGCTTCACATGGATTCCTGACATCTAGAAGAGCAATAGCATCCTTTTTATGATCAAGAAGCATTTTTAATTCTCTTGTGGAAATAGTTTCTATTTCATATCTATTCTTCTTCTGCCTATTGTTTGGATTCTGCTGTGGATCTTTCTCATTAGGTAATTTACTGATCAAAGACCTACTTTTATCTTTAGATAGCCTTAGCTCACGAAATTTCATTGATAGTGCATTAAATACAAGCAACCTGCCATCGAGTGGATCACCTATGCCTGTGATAATTTTGATTGCTTCAGTAGCTTGTATGACGCCTATTATTCCTGGCAATACGCCTAAAACTCCGCCTTCGGCACATGATGGAATTAGATCATTTGGAGGTGGTTCTGGCAATAAATCTCGATAATTAGGGCTGTTGGAAGATAAATTGAATACACTTGCTTGCCCTTCAAATTGTGAAATGGAACCATAAATATTTGGCTTATGAAGAATTACGCAAGCATCATTTATTAAATATCTAGTTGCAAAATTATCTGATCCATCACATACGAGGTCATAGGGTTTGATGATTTCCAGGACATTTTCTTCAGTGATTTTTGTTTCAAAGACATCGACTTGGCAATTTGGATTGATTTCAAGGAGCTGATCTTTTGCTGAAGAGGTTTTTTTCCCCCCAACCGAGTTGCTTCTATGGATTATTTGTCTTTGTAGATTTGATTCTTCAACTACATCAAAGTCAACTATCCCTATGCGCCCCACACCAGCAGCGCTGAGGTAAATAAGTAATGGTGATCCCAGTCCTCCAATGCCTATACAAAGTACAGAAGCATTCTTAAGACGTTTTTGGCCCTCTAAACCGACTTCAGGAAGATTGATATGACGTGAAAAACGTTTGATCTCTTCTGGGCTTAGATCTTGGTGAGGTTTCCGTTTGGTGTTCATGAAATTAGAAAATTTTTTAATTATTCATCACTAACTAGAAGCACTTCATGATGTTGCTCGGGTCCCCGGCCGTATTGCCACCAAGCTTTTATGCCTTCTGTATTGGAAACGATTACCATTAACCCTGGAGACATTCCCCAGCAAAGGTCTGTTGCTGAAGGCTTTGCTCTCCCTTGCGGATGGGAATGAGCAACTCCTAATACTTGAAGATGATTCTTCCTTGCCCATCGTTGAGCTTCAAGTTGATCTTTGGGGTCTAGAGCGAATCGATTTTTCTTTGATAGCTTTTTTGGGTGATTTACAACTTCATTTTCCTCTTCTCCAGAATTATTCATAAGGCCAGGATGCCAAGCATTGAGGCAAGGCCAAATTTTTTGAATATGCCAAGCAGGAGTTTTCTGGTCATTATTAGCTGGTTTTTGAGTTCCTAGTAACAATGCACAACCTTCTTCAGGTGCTACTGAGAGGAGGCTCCGACTAAGAATTGTTAGGCAATCATGTTCGAATTTAAGCAAACCTGGCATTACATAGATACTTTCGATATTCTCATTACATAATTGCATTCAGGGTTTTTTACATGAGTGAACTAAACTCTGAGGCAAATAACGGCACCACTAACAACACTACTCAAACCACTAACAACACTCCCCAAAAAGCTGTGGCCAATTCTGGAAATCAAGACGACACAATCAACTACTCAGAGCAGTTCAGCCAATTGATGAGAACTGTTAACGAGACACTGAGTAAGGTCGATTGGACTCAAATGGGTAAATATGGCAAGGCGGCTGGGATTATCACACTTGTTATTGTTGCTCAGATCATTATCAAGGGTGTTATTGACACCGTTAATCTTCTGCCTGTCATTCCTGGTTTGCTTGAGTTGTTAGGGCTTGTGGTCGTAGGTCAATGGAGTTGGCAGAACCTTAAAACAAGCGATAAGAGGAATGCGGTTATTGAGAGGGTTCAGAATTTGCGTAAAGAATATTTAGGTTGATTCATATTCAAGTTTGATAGTGTTCTAGTTGATTATTGACCCTTTTAGTGTTTTAAGAGTTCTTAGGCATTGTTCTTTATAGGAGCCTCCAAATAGGTTTGCGTGGTTGATTAGATGGTATAGGTTGTATATTTCTACTCTTTTTTGAGCTGAAGTGGGTAGTGGCCAAACCTTTTCATACCCAGCGTAGAACTTTTTAGAAAACCCTCCAAAAAGTTTTGTCATAGCAATATCCACTTCTCTATCTGCCCACCAAGCTGCGGGGTCTATTAGAACCCCTCGACCATCTTGAAGAATGGCTGCGTTGCCACCCCATAGATCTCCATGAACAATGCTGGGGGATGGTTGATGTTCATTTAGAAATGAAGGCAATGCTATAAGTATTGCTTGATAATCTTCAATTCTTAATCCCCATTGTGAAGCGATTTTTAGTTGGGGTATTAAACGCATATTTACAAAATATTCGCCCCAATTGGCTAGCCAGCCACCTGGTTGTATTCCTTTCCCAATATACCCATCTTCTTCCCAACCAAATTTCTCAGGATTATGCTTAGCAGATTTTTGGTGCATTAAGGCTAGACCCTGGCCAAGAGCTGTTTGATCATCCCCTGACAACTCTAGCCAAGGTAGAAGTAAGACTGCTCTGCCAGAGAGCTCTTCTACTAGTAAAGGCTCAGGGACTGTAATTAGAGAATTGTTTGTCCATTTTTTTAATGCTTTTAAGCCTTTTGCTTCTACTTCAAGAACATTAAGAAGATCTTTATGGTTTGTTTTGGCGAAAATTTTTTGTCCATCACTTAATTCAATTCTCCAAGCTTGATGAATACAACCACCAGAGACGGGTGAGATATTTTCTAATGTATTGCCTGCAAAAGGACCGTTTTGGATGAACAGTGAATTAGTCCAATGATCGGGCATTTTCTTTCTGGATGGGTTTTGTCAATATGTTGTCATGAGTAATGAATCTGTCATTGTCATAGGAGGTGGAATTGCTGGCCTAACTTCTGCTGCTTTGTTGGCAAGAGAGGGCATAGCGGTAACTTTGCTTGAATCTCATTCCCAGACAGGTGGGTGTGCAGGTACTTTTTCTCGCGGTCGTTTTATTTTTGATGCTGGCGCTACTCAGGTTGCAGGTTTGGAAGTTGGAGGTAGTCACGAGAGAATCTTTAGACATTTAAACATTCCATTGCCAAAGGCCCATGTTCTAGATCCTGCTTGCGTGGTAGACCTGGATGATGGTTATGAGCCTATTAGGATTTGGCATGATCCAATTAAATGGGAAAAAGAACGAAAAAAACATTTTCCTGATTCTGATTCTTTTTGGAACTTAATTGCACATATTCATCGATCAAATTGGGACTTTTCGAAACGAGATCCTATCCTCCCTGTGAGAGACTCGTGGGATTTTATTCAACTAATAAAGGCAATTCGTCCAGCTAATTTGGGCTTTGGGATACTAAGTAGATTATCGATTGCTGATCTATTAATGTTATGTGGATCTAAAAATGATCTTCGGTTGAAACGTTTTTTAGATTTACAGCTTAAGCTTTATTCTCAAGAGAATGCTGATAGAACAGCAGCCCTATATGGAGCAACTGTTTTAAATATAGCTCAAGCACCTTTAGGCCTTTGGCATCTTGATGGGTCGATGAAAAAGCTTAGTGATAAATTGGAAGATTCTGTGAAAAGATCAGGGGGTCGAATTTACCTTCGACATCGTGTAATGCATATAGAAAGACAATTAAGGGGTCGCTCATGGAAAGTAGACATACTAAGATCACCCGGCAAAAAACCAATTTATATGCATGCTTCAGATATTATCTGCACTCTTCCACCTCAATGCTTACCTGAACTTCTTGTGAAAGATATAAACCATAATAAGGCTTATATTGAATACATAAAAACCCTCGCAAAACCAAAAGGAGCATTAGTCTTTTATGGCGCAATAAGACGCTCATGTCTTCCAGATGAATGTTTTGGACATATTCAGTTCCCACTCCAAGACCCAGGCGATTTATTTATTTCAATTAGTGATGAAGGTGATGGTCGTGCACCAGAAGGATTCGCGACAGTTATTGCCAGTAGCTTTACGGATGTATCTGCTTGGTCAAATTTAACTGATGAAATCTATCGGCAACGAAAACAGATTGTACTTGCGAGAATTTTGGGGGCTATGGAAGATAGATTGCAAATATCTTCTGCTAACTGGGAGCATCAAGAACTTGCAACTCCACGAAGTTTTGCCAAATGGACTGGTCGTCCAGAAGGAATAGTTGGTGGCCTGGGCCAGACTCCCAGTAAGTTTGGTCCCTTTGGACTGGCGAGTAGGACACCAATACCGGGTCTTTGGCTTTGTGGAGATTCAATTTATCCAGGGGAAGGAACTGCTGGGGTTACGCAATCAGCCGTAATGGCGAGCAGACAGCTGTTAGAAAACAGGGGAAAAGAGTTCACAATGTTCTTGTGAGTTTTTAAGAAGATAAAATTTTTGAACGTACTTTTTTAGTACGCCTTAGTTTTTCTTCTAGAGCAAACCAATCCTCCTTAATTAATGTCTTTTCAAATTTTTCGAGACATTGCTTATAGATGGATAATCCCTGTAAAATTGCTTTGCTATTAGTGGATGCCATTGTGGCACCAAGTTTGGGATTGCCGCCGCCAATTCTGGTTGTATCAGCAAAACCGCTGGAAGTAATCTTGCTGGCGAGTTCATATACGTTATTGTTTTTCTCCTCCCCAACAGTTTCTATTAATGCAGCACTAATAAGAACTGGTAAATGCGATATTAGTGCAACTGCCTCATCATGATTTGTGGCATCTGCAGTTATCCATTTGCTACCAAGACTGAGAACTAATTTACGGACTAATTCCAAAGCCTCAAGATCAGTCTTTGAATCTGGTGTGCTTACCCAAGGACGACCTTTGAAAAGGTTTTTCTTACCAGCTTCTACCCCAGCTTGAGATGTACCAGCCATAGGATGGCATCCAATAAAACGAGGATGCAAATTGCTCCAAATTTTTAAGATGGGAGCTTTTACAGATCCCACATCTGTTATTACTGCTTTTTTTGGCAAGGCATTTAAGAGTTCTTTTTTTGGGTTCAGCAATTCATCCAAAGGTAGGGCGAGTATTACTAGATCACAGTTTTCTAGAATTATCTCGTTAGTACTTATTTTTGTTGCCAGGCCTAGTTCCCTTGCTCTTGAAGCTGTTTCTTGCCTATGAACCAGCCCGTAGACCTTATAGCCAAGTTCTTGTAGATCAAGTCCTAAGGATCCACCTATCAGCCCTAGTCCTACAACACCAATGTTTTGAAATGGTTGCTT includes:
- the crtD gene encoding C-3',4' desaturase CrtD: MSNESVIVIGGGIAGLTSAALLAREGIAVTLLESHSQTGGCAGTFSRGRFIFDAGATQVAGLEVGGSHERIFRHLNIPLPKAHVLDPACVVDLDDGYEPIRIWHDPIKWEKERKKHFPDSDSFWNLIAHIHRSNWDFSKRDPILPVRDSWDFIQLIKAIRPANLGFGILSRLSIADLLMLCGSKNDLRLKRFLDLQLKLYSQENADRTAALYGATVLNIAQAPLGLWHLDGSMKKLSDKLEDSVKRSGGRIYLRHRVMHIERQLRGRSWKVDILRSPGKKPIYMHASDIICTLPPQCLPELLVKDINHNKAYIEYIKTLAKPKGALVFYGAIRRSCLPDECFGHIQFPLQDPGDLFISISDEGDGRAPEGFATVIASSFTDVSAWSNLTDEIYRQRKQIVLARILGAMEDRLQISSANWEHQELATPRSFAKWTGRPEGIVGGLGQTPSKFGPFGLASRTPIPGLWLCGDSIYPGEGTAGVTQSAVMASRQLLENRGKEFTMFL
- a CDS encoding prephenate/arogenate dehydrogenase → MNHKKQPFQNIGVVGLGLIGGSLGLDLQELGYKVYGLVHRQETASRARELGLATKISTNEIILENCDLVILALPLDELLNPKKELLNALPKKAVITDVGSVKAPILKIWSNLHPRFIGCHPMAGTSQAGVEAGKKNLFKGRPWVSTPDSKTDLEALELVRKLVLSLGSKWITADATNHDEAVALISHLPVLISAALIETVGEEKNNNVYELASKITSSGFADTTRIGGGNPKLGATMASTNSKAILQGLSIYKQCLEKFEKTLIKEDWFALEEKLRRTKKVRSKILSS
- the speD gene encoding adenosylmethionine decarboxylase; the encoded protein is MDPIPTCLHPNPGWIDSEAKDLNKVRSFANTNIAGKHCILELYDCDQGKTNDEAFVRTLLTAAAKHAGAQLLNLMTHRFAPQGVTGLALLAESHISIHTWPEHGYAAVDVFTCGENTLPERACEFLGHELEAKGFSLKSLQRKIPEDIRTAIRKPVDI
- the moeB gene encoding molybdopterin-synthase adenylyltransferase MoeB; translation: MNTKRKPHQDLSPEEIKRFSRHINLPEVGLEGQKRLKNASVLCIGIGGLGSPLLIYLSAAGVGRIGIVDFDVVEESNLQRQIIHRSNSVGGKKTSSAKDQLLEINPNCQVDVFETKITEENVLEIIKPYDLVCDGSDNFATRYLINDACVILHKPNIYGSISQFEGQASVFNLSSNSPNYRDLLPEPPPNDLIPSCAEGGVLGVLPGIIGVIQATEAIKIITGIGDPLDGRLLVFNALSMKFRELRLSKDKSRSLISKLPNEKDPQQNPNNRQKKNRYEIETISTRELKMLLDHKKDAIALLDVRNPCEAELSSIPGAKLIPLKQIESGESIKEIKKIAENRKIYIHCKKGFNSAKAIRILRSYGIESINVKGGIESWEYQIIKKRNA
- a CDS encoding fructosamine kinase family protein codes for the protein MPDHWTNSLFIQNGPFAGNTLENISPVSGGCIHQAWRIELSDGQKIFAKTNHKDLLNVLEVEAKGLKALKKWTNNSLITVPEPLLVEELSGRAVLLLPWLELSGDDQTALGQGLALMHQKSAKHNPEKFGWEEDGYIGKGIQPGGWLANWGEYFVNMRLIPQLKIASQWGLRIEDYQAILIALPSFLNEHQPSPSIVHGDLWGGNAAILQDGRGVLIDPAAWWADREVDIAMTKLFGGFSKKFYAGYEKVWPLPTSAQKRVEIYNLYHLINHANLFGGSYKEQCLRTLKTLKGSIIN
- the larE gene encoding ATP-dependent sacrificial sulfur transferase LarE codes for the protein MSNFELLEELSEEEFSQLTELRNFIGGLQRVCIAYSGGVDSSLVTAIAKEQLNKNAFAVTGVSPALAPTLLSEARQQAAWIGINHKECSTKELKDPKYNSNPTNRCYACKSELHSHLKLISQKAGNFQVIDGVNYDDLKDHRPGISAAKEAGVISPLAELKIGKLSIRKISKALGFPWWDKPAEPCLASRFPYGELISSNRLILVGKAESWLKENGFTHVRVRNEGLNGKIEVPSHQIKEITEDVMRERIIKKFIELGFDSVTIDLEGFSSGKLNKHIKINSNH
- a CDS encoding CAAD domain-containing protein — encoded protein: MSELNSEANNGTTNNTTQTTNNTPQKAVANSGNQDDTINYSEQFSQLMRTVNETLSKVDWTQMGKYGKAAGIITLVIVAQIIIKGVIDTVNLLPVIPGLLELLGLVVVGQWSWQNLKTSDKRNAVIERVQNLRKEYLG
- a CDS encoding M67 family metallopeptidase → MQLCNENIESIYVMPGLLKFEHDCLTILSRSLLSVAPEEGCALLLGTQKPANNDQKTPAWHIQKIWPCLNAWHPGLMNNSGEEENEVVNHPKKLSKKNRFALDPKDQLEAQRWARKNHLQVLGVAHSHPQGRAKPSATDLCWGMSPGLMVIVSNTEGIKAWWQYGRGPEQHHEVLLVSDE
- a CDS encoding cob(I)yrinic acid a,c-diamide adenosyltransferase, producing MSSQTEAAKTLRERKQTRNGKGQGIGIVTAADRQERSHGQLHIYDGEGKGKSQAALGVVLRTIGLGICEKRRTRVLLLRFLKGPGRSYDEDSAIEALQKGFPHLIDQVRTGRADFFSAEGASHFDYLEAQRGWDIAKGAIASALYSVVVLDELNPVLDLGLLDVEEVVNTLNSRPEGMEIIVTGRAAPTPLIDVADLHSEMRAHRRPPQEEDNLLSLNSTGGIEIYTGEGKGKSTSALGKALQAIGRGISQDKSHRVLILQWLKGGSGYTEDAAIAALRESYPHLVDHLRSGRDAIVWRGQQQPIDYVEAERAWEIARAAISSGLYKTVILDELNPCVDLELLPVEPIVQTLLRKPAETEVIITGRCKNPPAYFDLASIHSEMVCHKHYAEQGVDLKRGVDY